A region of the Burkholderiales bacterium genome:
GGGGGGTCGATCAGCCCGCCGTTGATCACGATCTGCAGCTCCGGAAAGTCCCGTTTGAGACGGAAGACGTAGTCGTACTTGAGCGGCGGAATCTGACGATTTTCCCTGGGCGATAGGCCTTTGAGGACGGCGTTGCGGGCATGAACGATGAAAGTAGCGGCACCCGCGCGCGAAACGATCTCGACGAAGCGGTGCACAAAATCGTACGCCTCGATGGAGTCGATGCCGAGGCGGTGCTTCACGGTCACCGGCACGGTCACGGCGTCCCGCATCGCGCCTATACAGTCGGCCACCAGTTCGGGTTCGGCCATCAGGCAGGCGCCGAAGGCTCCCTTTTGCACCCGCTCCGAAGGACAGCCGCAGTTC
Encoded here:
- the dusA gene encoding tRNA dihydrouridine(20/20a) synthase DusA, with the translated sequence MVTPIHSLCTAPMMDWSDRHCRYFFRQLASHAVVYTEMVTTGALLHGDLRRHLAFDPEEHPVALQLGGSEPRELAQCARLGEDWGYDEINLNCGCPSERVQKGAFGACLMAEPELVADCIGAMRDAVTVPVTVKHRLGIDSIEAYDFVHRFVEIVSRAGAATFIVHARNAVLKGLSPRENRQIPPLKYDYVFRLKRDFPELQIVINGGLIDPP